Proteins encoded together in one Ammospiza nelsoni isolate bAmmNel1 chromosome Z, bAmmNel1.pri, whole genome shotgun sequence window:
- the CENPK gene encoding centromere protein K has protein sequence MAECASEISNTAGPVEAKVEVLDECESIWTQIEECQSKLMLLGTDTLLPSDNKLSLLMLQWKALKVDFHQWQARDPEVISTNPDVLLELGKEELQKVKNDLEMVLSTVQSKNKRLEEDLKREQQWNEEQKQMLEILNKMEEEANTEVEHPSKKSLKTGELNELKNNLLKLQTYKKELLRALGEFLDEHFPPPEEGENIKKKNSSAEPAVELIALQEILEMLINTLMTTPHEPYITINQSFWPPYIELLLRYGVALRHPEDPNRIRLQAYHK, from the exons ATG GCTGAATGTGCGTCAGAAATCAGTAACACAGCTGGTCCTGTCGAAGCCAAGGTAGAAGTCTTGGATGAATGTGAGAGTATTTGGACGCAGATTGAAGAG TGTCAGAGCAAGCTAATGCTTCTAGGAACAGACACACTGCTACCATCAGATAACAAG CTTTCCTTGTTAATGCTGCAATGGAAAGCTTTAAAAGTAGATTTTCATCAGTGGCAAGCAAGAGATCCTGAAG taatttctaCCAATCCAGATGTACTGTTAGAATTGGGAAAAGAAGAG TTGCAGAAAGTAAAAAATGATCTTGAAATGGTGCTGTCAACAGTTCAGTCAAAGAATAAACGACTGGAAGAAGATCTGAAAAG AGAGCAGCAGTGGAATGAGGAACAGAAACAGATGCTAGAGATTCTTAATAAAATGGAAGAAGAGGCAAATACTGAAGTTGAACATCCTTCCAAAAAAAG TTTGAAAACTGGAGAACTCAATGAGCTGAAAAATAACCTACTGAAATTACAAACCTATAAGAAAGAACTCTTGCGTGCTTTGGGTGAATTTCTGGATGAAcattttccccctccagaggaaggtgaaaatattaaaaaaaag AACTCTTCGGCAGAGCCAGCTGTAGAACTGATAGCATTGCAAGAAATTTTAGAG ATGCTGATAAACACATTAATGACCACACCACATGAACCTTATATAACAATTAATCAATCATTTTGGCCACCTTATATTGAGCTGCTGCTGCGATATGGAGTGGCCCTGAGACATCCAGAGGATCCAAACAGAATACGCCTCCAAGCTTATCACAAGTAG
- the PPWD1 gene encoding peptidylprolyl isomerase domain and WD repeat-containing protein 1, with the protein MASTGPERKRKPPEVEAGGGDSAAADEDDEEERWVGPLPGEAAQAKKRRVLEFEHVYLENLPSASMYERSYMHRDVITHVACTKTDFIITASHDGHVKFWKKIEEGIEFVKHFRSHLGVIESIAVSSEGALFCSVGDDKAMKVFDVVNFDMINMLKLGYHPGQCEWVYCPGDAISSVATSEKSTGKIFIYDGRGNNQPLHVFDKLHMSPLTQIRLNPVYKAVVSSDKSGMIEYWTGTPHEYKFPKNVNWEYKTDTDLYEFAKCKAYPSSISFSPDGKKMATLGSDRKVRIFRFLTGKLMRVFDESLSMFTELQQMRQQLPDMEFGRRMAVERELEKVDAVRLINIIFDETGHFVLYGTMLGIKVINVETNRCIRILGKQENIRMMQLALFQGVAKKHRAAITIEMKASENPVLQNIQADPTVICTAFKKNRFYMFTKREPEDTKSADSDRDVFNEKPSKEEVMAATQAEGPKRVSDSAIIHTSMGDIHIKLFPVECPKTVENFCVHSRNGYYNGHIIHRIIKGFMIQTGDPTGTGMGGESIWGGEFEDEFHSTLRHDRPYTLSMANAGPNTNGSQFFITVVPTPWLDNKHSVFGRVTKGMEVVQRISNVKVNPKTDKPYEDISIINITVK; encoded by the exons ATGGCGTCCACCGGGCCGGAGCGCAAGCGAAAGCCGCCAGAGGTGGAGGCGGGTGGCGGCGATTCGGCGGCAGCGGACGAGGACGATGAGGAGGAACGCTGGGTCGGGCCGCTCCCGGGGGAAGCCGCGCAGGCGAAGAAAAGGAGAG TTCTTGAATTCGAACATGTTTATCTTGAAAATCTTCCATCAGCTTCAATGTATGAGCGCAGTTACATGCACAGAGATGTTATTACACACGTGGCATGTACAAA GACAGATTTTATCATAACAGCCAGTCATGATGGACATGTAAAATTCTGGAAGAAAATAGAAGAAGGGATTGAGTTTGTTAAACACTTCCGAAGTCACTTGG GTGTTATTGAGAGTATTGCTGTTAGTTCAGAGGGGGCATTGTTCTGTTCTGTTGGAGATGACAAAGCGATGAAGGTGTTTGATGTAGTCAACTTTGACATGATCAACATGCTGAAACTTGG CTACCACCCTGGCCAGTGTGAATGGGTATATTGCCCTGGAGATGCTATATCTTCTGTTGCAACATCTGAGAAAAGTACAGGAAAAATATTCATATATGATGGACGAGGAAATAACCAGCCACTTCACGTTTTCGATAAACTCCATATGTCCCCTCTTACTCAGATACGCCTGAACCCTGTCTACAAAGCAGTTGTGTCTTCGGACAAGTCCGGAATGATCGAGTACTGGACCGGTACTCCTCATGAATATAAATTTCCCAAGAATGTGAACTGGGAGTATAAAACAGATACCGATCTCTATGAATTTGCTAAATGCAAGGCTTACCCATCCAGTATAAGTTTTTCGCCTGATGGCAAGAAAATGGCCACTCTTGGGTCTGACAGAAAAGTTAGAATTTTTCGTTTTCTGACAGGAAAGCTCATGAGAGTCTTTGATGAATCTCTGAGT atgTTTACTGAACTTCAGCAGATGAGACAACAACTGCCTGACATGGAGTTTGGGCGGCGTATGGCAGTTGAGCGTGAGCTGGAGAAAGTGGATGCAGTAAgattaattaatataatttttgatGAAACTGGACACTTCGTTCTCTATGGAACTATGTTGGGCATTAAGGTCATAAATGTAGAGACTAACAG GTGTATTCGTATCTTGGGAAAACAAGAGAACATCAGAATGATGCAACTGGCTTTGTTCCAAGGAGTAGCAAAGAAACATCGTGCAGCGATCACTATAGAGATGAAGGCATCTGAAAATCCTGTTCTCCAGAATATTCAGGCAGATCCAACAGTAATCtgcacagcttttaaaaaaaacaggttTTACATG TTTACTAAACGTGAACCAGAAGACACAAAGAGTGCAGATTCTGACAGAGATGTATTTAATGAGAAACCTTCTAAAGAAGAGGTCATGGCAGCCACTCAGGCAGAAGGTCCCAAAAGAGTGTCAGACAGTGCCATCATCCACACAAGCATGGGAGATATTCATATCAAGCTTTTTCCTGTTGA GTGCCCCAAAACAGTGGAAAActtctgtgtgcacagcaggaATGGTTACTACAATGGACACATAATTCACCGTATCATCAAG GGTTTCATGATTCAGACTGGTGACCCAACTGGTACAGGAATGGGAGGTGAAAGTATTTGGGGAGGAGAATTTGAAGATGAGTTTCATTCAACTTTACGACATGACAGACCATATACACTCAGCATGGCTAATGCAGGACCAAATACCAATGGATCCCAGTT